A genomic stretch from Xenopus laevis strain J_2021 chromosome 6S, Xenopus_laevis_v10.1, whole genome shotgun sequence includes:
- the bhlhe22.S gene encoding class E basic helix-loop-helix protein 22 yields MERALKLAEEDLFHKSLSAKRMESAFRSPPGLDGPDPSDLLRHHQQLHQQQLHNQANSGALSAGAASESLALANMCAKYGESAGGGRGSVAESSGGEEQSPDDDSDGRCELLLRSAEHMANQAAMKVLDVPCVPGGGKKSKEQRVLRLNINARERRRMHDLNDALDELRSVIPYAHSPSVRKLSKIATLLLAKNYILMQAQALDEMRRLVAYLNQGQAISAASIPNSAAAVALHPALAAYEPAATAGYPFSTGLPSASSCPDKCALFSSVSSLCKQCTDKP; encoded by the coding sequence ATGGAGAGGGCGCTGAAGCTGGCAGAAGAGGACTTGTTCCACAAGAGCCTGAGCGCAAAGAGGATGGAGTCTGCCTTCCGTTCCCCTCCTGGGCTCGATGGACCCGACCCGTCCGACCTGCTGCGACACCACCAGCAACTCCATCAGCAGCAGCTTCACAACCAGGCAAACTCCGGGGCGCTGAGCGCAGGTGCAGCCAGTGAGTCTTTGGCACTAGCCAACATGTGCGCCAAATACGGGGAGAGCGCCGGCGGCGGCAGGGGGTCAGTGGCAGAGAGCAGCGGCGGAGAGGAGCAGAGCCCGGACGATGACAGCGATGGGCGCTGCGAGCTGCTGCTGAGATCGGCCGAGCACATGGCCAACCAAGCCGCAATGAAGGTGCTGGATGTGCCGTGCGTCCCCGGAGGAGGCAAAAAGTCCAAGGAGCAGCGGGTGCTCCGGCTCAACATCAACGCCCGGGAGAGGAGGCGAATGCACGACCTGAACGATGCCCTGGACGAGCTGCGGTCCGTGATCCCATACGCTCACAGCCCCTCCGTGCGCAAACTCTCCAAAATAGCCACCTTGCTCCTGGCCAAGAACTACATCCTCATGCAGGCGCAGGCGCTAGACGAGATGAGGCGGCTCGTGGCTTATCTGAACCAAGGCCAGGCCATCTCCGCCGCCTCCATCCCCAACTCCGCCGCTGCTGTCGCCCTGCACCCGGCACTGGCAGCCTATGAGCCGGCGGCTACAGCGGGATATCCCTTCAGCACCGGGCTGCCCTCCGCCTCCTCCTGCCCGGACAAGTGCGCTCTGTTCAGCAGCGTCTCCAGCCTGTGCAAACAATGCACCGACAAGCCTTGA